In Erythrolamprus reginae isolate rEryReg1 chromosome 9, rEryReg1.hap1, whole genome shotgun sequence, the genomic window AGCGGAGCTACGGGGAAGCCAAGGACGTCATCCGGCACCACGAAGCCGAGATccagagcttgcaagccaggctCAGCAACGCGGCTGCGGACCTCTCCATCAAGGAGCAGACCTTGGCCAAGCTGAAGAGCGACCTGAAGGCCGAGAAGAAGAAAACGGAGGAGCAGGTGGAGGAATGGCAACACAGCGAGACGACCCTCAACTCCCAGCTGAAGGCCAGCGAGCACAAGCTGAAGAAGGCGGAAGCGCTCCTGCTGGAGAAGAGCCAGGAGCTGAGAGATCTAGAGATGCAACAGGCTTTGCAGAGGGACTACCAGAAGGAAGTCCAACGTCTCCAGGACCGCATCGCTGACCTGAGCCTGCAGCTGAGCGCCGGCGAGCAATCCCGGATGCTGATGGAGAAGAAGCTGCAGAAGAATTACGAGTCGTTGCTAGAAAGCTGTGAGCGGGAGAAGCAGCTCTTGATCCGGAGCCTCAAAGAAGCAGAGGACAAAGCCAGCGAATATGAGGACCAGCTTCAGAACAACGAGCAGGAGAAGGAGATCCTCCTGAAGGAGAAGCTGAGCGCCAAGTTTGAGAGCAGCGAACTCGTCCATCAACTGGAGGACCAGCTAGAAATCAAAGAAGCCAGCATCCGGAAGCTGGTGGAACACATCAAGAGTCTGGAGGAGGAAAGGGATCAGATCAAATGCCGCTTTCAAGAGTTGATGAACCAAGTAGCGGAGTCCGATAACGAGGTGGCTAAGTTGCAAGCCAAGCTACACCTGGAGGAGAGCAGCTACCACACCCTGGAGCGTTCCCACGAGGTGGTGTCGGAGCAGTTCCATCACTTGCAGCagatcctgaaagagaaggaggaggagttgaGACAAGTCAGAGAAGCCCATTTGAGCTTTGTGGAGAAAGAGGAGCAGGGTGCAAGTGAGACTCTGACCAGCTCAGGGAGCAGTCCGGAAAAAAACCAAGACCACCCGGCCAAAGAAGAGGATTTGAAAACATCCACCAAAGGAACTTCAGTTGCAACCAACGCAACTGATATTGGCAAGGTTGAAGATCCAGCACAATACTCCCCAAAGCAAAGGAGACTCCCAGATCTGGGGCGCATGCTTGTTGAGGATAGTCAAGAAGGTCCCAGTAGCAGCCAGAGGCAAATCTCTGGACCTACTGTGGTGAGCATTGAAGAATGTTCTTCTCCATCAAAGTCAGTAGAGACAGGTCAGAAAGATTCAGCAAAACTTGATGCGGAAATACCAGGAGCCAAAAGACAACGGATACGTTTCTCCAGCATCCAGTgccaaaaatatatccatcctgacGGATCGGAGAAGCTGTGGGCCAGCAGCACTTCCTCGGACACAAGCCAGGAACGGTCACTTTCAGAAGAAAGCATGACTTCTGAGCCAGCTTTTTGTTACCCGGCCTCAGGAGATTCCGAGACCTACTTATCCATCATTCACTCCCTGGAAACCAAACTTTACATCACCGAAGAAAAGCTCAAAGATGTAACCATGAAACTTGAAAGCCAGCAGGGCCAAAACCAAGACGCCCTCCTAGCCCTTCACCACCAGTGGTCCAGCACTGAAGCTCAGCTGAGAGAACAGCTTCAAGACAGCTTGACTCAAATTAGAGGGTTGGTGTCGCAGGTAGAAAGCGAGAAGGAAGAAAAACTCAAGCTGAACGAGAACCGCCTCTACGAGCTGGGCAAGCTCTATGAAAAGACCAGCCGAGCCTTAACGTGTTTAAATCAGTGCAGGGAAGAACTAAAACACCTGGGCACCTCtggtaaagaaagagagagagagatgttctcGGATGCTCTGTTCAGCGTTGAAAGTACTTTAATGGATGCGGTCCAGATGTTACAAAAGGCACTTCCTCCAGCTGAACACCAACCGGAAGAACATCTCGGAGTCCAAACTTTGCAGACTGAAGACATCTGCTGGGATGAGAACGAGGCTTCTCCCCACGGGAGGCAACAACTGGGATTTTCTGCAGAAGAACATCTGAAGCTGCTTTCCAGGAAGGTGGCTTTTGAAGCTTGCTTGATCAACCAGATAGCAGAGTCTTTGACAGATGCCTCTTCAAAGATCTCTGTGACTCTCGGAGAGATTCATGCCACTCTGGAGACCGTCTTGTTGGACCCTTTGAATATTTCACACACTGCCGTGGCTTTGGCCGACGTCTTGTCTAAGAAGCTGCTGTTGGAAGATGAGTTCTGGAGACAGGTGGAAGAATTAAGGAAGCACTTGAGGGCcagagaagaaggggaggaaggcaaGACGGAGACCTTGGGCTTCCCTCCGTATCTCACCCAGTCGGTTACCGACAGCACGCTGGTGAAAGCCGACCTGGGTTTCGTGGCTCAGAAAATGAGGGAGTCCTTCCATCAGAGACTAAAAGCCATGGAAGAAGACCTCCACAACGCCAAGACAGCCCTCCAGCAGCACAAGTGCATGTTGGAAGAAATCCTGAAAGCCTACAAATCGCCCGAGTTCGACGCCATCATGCACCAGATCTCCAAAGCTCTTGAGATCCAGGAAGGCGTTTCAGAAACCGCTCGGCCGACTTGGCACGTCAGCCTTGAGGACCGAATTTTGGAAGCTCAGAGCATCCAGGACCTCAGAGGTCAAGCTCTGGCCGCGGTCCAGGATGATCTGGCTCAGCAGCTCAAAGACAAAGCCAGCGTTCTGAAAGAGATCGCGGCTGCTCTGCTGTCCGTGTCCCCCGACAATGCCTTGGAGGACtgtcataagctcctcaaaatctCCCGCAGCCCTCCGTACGAGATGTGCTTGGGGGACCTCGAACGTTACTCTTCCTTGTTAGTCCAGGACGCGATTATTCAGGCCCAGGTTTGTTACAGGGCATTCCGAGCCAGGCTGGAGTACACCAAGGAAGCCCAGCTCTACAAAGAGTCTCTGCAAAATATGGACGCGTTGTGTCAGGAGCGCATACGGGCGGTCGCGGTCCTCAGGGAAGAGTACGAAATGCTGCTGCAGAAACAGCAGAATGAATTTGCCGAGATGATCACCATGCTCAAGAGAGAGAACGAAGACCTCAGGGCCAAGGTGGAGCAGCTGGACAGCCAGAGGAgactcctggaggaggaggaacacAAGCAGAGCCAAAAGATAGCAGAACTCCGGAGCCAGTATGACGAGGAGATGCAAAAGGTGGTGGAGCAGCTCCACAGGACCGAGGACGCCCTGCAGGTGGAGCGTGTCGAGGGGGGCCACCAGCTGGAGGCCCTGGTGCAAGATAAGCAGAACCTGGAGCGGTACCACCTTGAGCAGATGCAGAGCCTGGAAGAAAAGTTCCAAGTCAAGATGAAAGAAATCCAGGCCCTGCACGACGAGGAATTGGAGATCTTGCAGGAACGCTACAACCGGAATCTCAAGGGCTTGGAAGAATCGCTGGAGAAGTATCAGAAGGAGCCTCCCGAAACCACGTCCGGGATCATCTATGGTGCAGGAGCACTGGGAGAAGAAGACCTACAAGACAATGGGGTCCAGGGCTCGGGGAACGATCCCAACGCCCTCCACGGATTGAGGGAGAGGATTCAAGAACTGGAATCTCAGATGAACGTCATGAGGGATGAACTGGAGAGCAAGCAGCTGGAAGGCAGTGTGCCCACCTTGAGGGAGAAATACCAGAAGGACTTTGAGAACCTGAAGGTCTTTGTTTCTTCATCTTTTACCTTGCTACCTGCGGTCATGTAGCCTGACCTCCACCCCACCCACTCCCCTCAGTTGTTAAGAGCAAGCAtgctgattaccatatttttcagaatataagatgcaccttagtttttgcggAGTAAAATAGGgagaagaatctgcttaccagatattcacctggctagcgtccttagtctggtcagtttcagcacccttattttatcacctggtaaaaaaaactttatttggagagagtaacaatgaaagagcttgcaagccagtaagagctgagaacatcattagcacctagaaagaaacattcagaacaagtagagcaatagaaaagtccctgcaaagacttagggcttggaaaacattcttctttgcagagagtaacaatgaaagtgcttgcaagcaGGGAAgcgctgggaacattgttagcacctggttagggctggaaagaaacttactcagagcaagtaaaacaattaaaaaaaaacctaacagggtttggaaaacattcctcgcaaagagtaacaatgaaagagcttgggtacattaatagcacttggttagggctggaaagaaatatctggagcaaatagagaatgacaaaaaaaaaaatcaaaggcagggtttggaaaacattctttgcagagagtaacaatgaaagagcttgcaagctggtaagagctgggaacattgttagcacctggttagggctggaaagaaacttactcagagcaagttagagtaatgaaacaaaccctgcaaagacttagggcttggaaaacattcttcgcagagagaaacaatgaaagagcctgcaaggtaagagctgggaagatagttggcagctagttagggctggaaaaaagctacattcagagtagaagacgcaccctaattattgcctcttttagggaggaaaaaggttgcgtcttatacaccgaaaaatacggtaaacagCTGGCTTGCAGGTAGAATCCAATGACAGAAGTTTTCTTAAGGCattccactttttaaaatagtGGCTTAGCTTCCTAGGGCCTTGGACGCATTTAAACCAGGATGTGAGTCCTTGGGGATTAGGCAAATAAATCCCTTGACCTTTAGGGAACAAACTGGCTATTTTTCCCCCAGTGTTGACATCATTTTCTTGACATTATGAAGTtcaagtccaacttcatcaaagGTGACCTTCTGAAGATTGCAGGAAAGCTCCAGTTTGAGATAACCTCCCCCAAATTGGGGGTCGCAGGCAGTCCTGGGTGGTGGTAGGGTTTTCTGGCCCTAGAGAATCCGGCCCTTCTCCCGCTCCCTCCATTAGAACAGTGAGGAAAGAGTAAAGGTGTAGAACGTGCTGATGTGCCTCTGATTTGCAATAATTGCAGACCCTAAAGAGGGCCCTTGTCTTGCTTCCCCCTTTCATAATGGAACGGGGTGCTTGTTGTTTCtcaccatttactcaccatgtcTCAAAATGTCTAGCTGACTCGGCATCATTGCTTCTCTTTAAAAGCTCCCCCATGACATCCATTCATCGCCCGTCAAATTAGGAAAAGAGACGATTTTTCCAATAAGGTTTCTCATTGGAGATACCCAGGCTAACTCTTACAGTACTCCCTCCTTGCAAACTCTTGTAATTTCACTATCGATGCAAAGAGGTGGAACTGCACAACCTAAAGAGGAGGGCATTTgtcatttttccccctttcataaTTCTAACATGACAGCCTAACCTTAAAAGTAGGGAGGCTCTTTCACACATAGATTGAGTAATGGGCTGTGGTGTGGATTTCTGGTTATGCATAAGAAATAGCATTAGGAGTCGTGGTGGTTAGAATGTAGGATTGCAGCCTGATTCTGCCCtgtagttcgatcctgactggctccaggtcgactcagccttccgtccttccgaggtgggtcaaatgaggacccagattgttgggggcaagaggctgattctgtaaaccgcttagagagggctgtaaaagctctaggaagcggtatataaatctattgctcctccttccttccctccttccttccttccttccttccttccttccttccttccttcctgtgcaAAATGgtcgaatgcagtattgcaggctaattctgccccactgccagcagtttgatcctggctcaaggttgactcaaccttccctccttccaaggtgggtcaaatgaggacccagatggttgggggcaagaggctgactctgtaatactgcttagagagggctgtaaaataataataataataataataataataataataataataataataataataataataataatactgtaacaacaacaacaacaacaacaatttattagatttgtatgccgcccctctccaaagattcggagcggctcacaacagcaatacaaaatacaaatccaatggttaaaaagcaaaacagttaaaaacccttgatttaaaaacaatcatacaacccaaacacacactatacataaaacggagcagccGAGCACTGTGAAGCACTACATAAGTCTAAACGCTCTTACTATTGAGACAGGTATGGTTTAGGGAATCTTTGCCTATAGGACacacaaaggaaggaagaaggattgAGTAGTGAATCTAAGTTAGGATTAGAATTATTAGTCCCTGCAAGAATACTGTagtctattttcctcccaaaagttGAATGCCCATATCCTTTTAGATTAGTGGtgctcaaccttcctaatgtcgCGACCCCTTAATGCCGTTCCTCCTgccgtggtgacccccaaccacaagtctagtgccaattctcccaatagagctttaagctgattggcagaaaggtcagagggggACACTACTGTAAACGCCCGatgggtcggattgtaaaaataggtctcaaagtgccagaatagaagctttagatcCTAACACCGTGGGAAGTTCGTCTCCCCCCCCTAGGGTCTTAggggacccctgtgaaacggttgctcgacccccaaaggggtcccgacccccaggttgagaaccactgatttagaactTTTTCAAGGGAtcctaaaataatactttcttaaAGTTTTTGGACTGCTGCTTCAGTTATAGTCaagattggtggtggtggtggtggtgatggagaaTGTTAGATCTTCTATCCTGGGTAGGAATTGATACGACTGTTCTTTCTGGGAGTTGAGTCTTCTCTGTTGGGTGGTTGGGTTTTTGTAATGGATGCCAATGcaaccctctttctttctgactTCCTTGAAGGCCACGTGTGAACGGGGGTTTGCAGCCATGGAAGAGACCCACCAGAAGAAGATTGAGGACTTGCAGAGGCAGCACCATCGAGAACTGGAGAAGCTGAGAGAGGAGAAGGAccgtttgctggctgaggaaacaGCTGCCACTATTTCCGGTAGGTCCAAGGGgagaagaaaataatagaatggaatagacagagaatagaatggaacagaatagaaaaatggaataaagaatagaatagaaaaatggaataaagaacagaatagaataataaaataaagaatagaatagaatagaaaaatggaataaagaacagaatagaataataaaataaggaatagaatagaatagaaaaatggaataaagaatagaataatggaataaagaatagaatagaacagaatagaatagaaaaatggaataaagaatagaatagaataataaaataaagaatagaatagaacagaatagaatagaataataaaataaagaacagaaagaatagaataataaaataaagaatagagtagaatagaaaaatggaataaagaatagaatagaacagagtagaatagaaaaatggaataaagaatagaataatggaataaagaacagaacagaattatttattggccaagtgtgattaagaCTCAATGTCCTAACCTTTGATTCTGGCCTCACGatgcctcgacttacaactgcaataacttaacaactgtaattCTGGGCTCCCTTGTGGTTGCAAACCAAGGATTTCCTgtaattccttctttcctttccagcCATAGAAGCCATGAAGAACGCCCACCGGGAAGAACTTGAACGGGAGTTGGAAAAAACCCACCGCTCCCAAATTAGCAGCATCAATTCAGACATTGAAGCCCTGCAGAGACAATACTTGTAAGGATCTTCTGGTTGCCCGTGTCAAATTCTGGGGCCACATTGATTGGGTTCAGTTGTGCGTTGCTGGTGTTTTGGATATTCTGAGCTCGTCTGCACCCTATGAGCATTATTTACCTACAggatgtatcccagtggccagttaggtcccacagagttggccttctccaggtcctgtcagccaatgtcgtctggcggggactaggagaagagccttctctgtagcggccccggccctctggaacgaactccctccggagatacgtaccgccccctttttcctggtctttcgtaaagctctgaagaccagTGGACATAGGGACTGTAAGTTACGAGATTGTCCCCAGCCGATATGACTGATTGAATTGGATGGACGTGGATGGTTGCATAAGGGGGTTTAGATTTTTAGTAACTTTGGATATGTCTttcaaaataattagatttcacaTGTATATTATGTTTACTtacaatgttgtatgccgcccggagtcgcttcgagaagggcagcatagaaatataattaataaataaatatttgagcgcacaaacacacactagtgcacacacaaacacacagacatcccatttaatttcctttttttttaatcaagtttATTTATGTATAATAAAAAAAGTAGAAATAACTCATTGTACATTGCAGATCGTAGCCCATTTCAGTTCTCATATATTACGATTCGATTTCTGTTTAGTTACATCgttaaaagagaaataagaagaaaagagtaGAAATAAAGACCCTTTATCTTATTGAACCTTATGGTTTATATCTTATGTCTGAAGTCATCTGAGTAGCTTTGTGTCTTTTGCCCTCTCTTAGTATCTTTTTATTCTGGATCCAGTGATGCCATTGTATACCTTTGATGTCTCTTGACATCTCATCCATCTCCACGCAgctcattttttttctattacagtatttgcttttctGATGGAGTTTCTTGTCTTTTCCAACTTTGagcatattttattataatttacaGCTAGCCAGGTGGGAGAGCATGGCTGTCCACACGACCTGCTAAAGTCTCATTTTCCTTCTTGGTTTCCTAAGCTCCAAACTTCTTCTATTTGTACTGCGTCTTGTTTTTATTTACGAGTTGCTCCACATGCCTTTGGCTGCAATGGGAACATAGTTTCTgcaaacacacacgcacatacacactcATAATTTATTTTGAGGAGGTCACAGAAGGGTAATAAACAGATTTATTCTAGCAGATGCACCCAAGAAAGTGACTTAAACTGAATTTATAGATTTGTGCTTTAGGAGAATTGGATTCCTCGTGTCCGATTTGGGCCAAGCTCAGTTTTTAGAACTTTGTAGATAGTTTTTGGGTAAACCACTTAAGgcttttctcaaaaaaaaaaaaagtgttataACTATGACTGTCCCAGTTTTCTACTCTTTGTctgagggggtgggtgggttggggaggtagataggtaggtaggtaggtaggtaggtaggtaggtaggtaggtagatagatagatagatagatagatagatagatagatagatagatagatagatagatagatagataatagatagaggatggatgggtggatcacctcgaggttcgactactgtaatgctctctacatggggctacctttgaaaagtgttcggaaacttcagatcgtgcagaatgcagctgcaagagcaatcatgggcttccctaaatatgcccatgtcacaccaacactccgcagtctgcactggttgccgatcaatgtccggtcacaattcaaagtgttggttatgatctttaaagcccttcatggcatcggaccagaatatctccgagaccgccttctgccgcacaaatcccagtggccggttaggtcccacagagtgggccttctctgggtcccgtcaactaaacaatgtcggttggcgggccccaggggaagagccttctctgtggcggccccgactctctggaaccagctcctcccagagattagaactgccccaccctcctcgcctttcgcaaactccttaaaacccacctttgtcgtcaggcatgggggaactgagacatctcccccgggcctatacaatttatgtatggtatgcttgtgtgtatgtctgtttaataatggttttttaaaaatattttatattgtaaattattagatttgttacaaactgtttttattgtgttgtgagccgccccgagtttgcggagaggggcggcatacaaatcaaataaatgaatgaatgaatgaatgaatgaatgaatgaatgaatgaatgttaggTAGATTCTGGACAGAACTCGGGCCACTAAAAGCTAATTGGTCTACATTTTTGGAAGGGAGAAATGATTTTGGGTTTTGCTGTATTTATGATCAAAACCAAACACGATCGGATTGTGAAAGCGTCTTTTAAGGGCTGAATGAAGAGACTGTGTCCTTGGAAGATCGGGGAGAAATCAAAACCTGATTTCATATTTCATGGGTTCagtttctgcctcctcctccctcttcctcctcttcctcccctgccAAGTGGGCTCCTGAATGGCCCTCCAAAGtcaccccccctcttttctcctttGTCCTGTCCCCAGGGAAGAGCTGCAGTCCGTCCAGCGGGAACTGGAGGTGCTTTCGGAACAATATTCGCAGAAGTGCTTGGAAAACGCTCACCTGGCCCAGGCGTTGGAGGCGGAGAGGCAGGCCCTCCGGCAATGCCAGCGGGAGAACCAGGAACTCAACGCGCACAATCAGGTGAGGCCTTCCAGGGCTCTGACGAGGCAGCCGCTCTAACGTGGttgtgggtggtggtggtttccAACTCAGCTACttcaagtggacttcaactcccagaatcccccagttcACCACGCTTCCCTGCATTGAAGGGTAACAGAGGGGATCTGTCGGCATAATCCTATTTATTGTGAACGGTCGTGCGTTTGTGGTTTGCTCGTAGGAGCTGAACAACCGCCTGGCTGCAGAGATCACCCGAATACGGACTTTGGTAACTGGGGAGGGTGGCATGGAAACGGCCGCCTCCC contains:
- the MPRIP gene encoding myosin phosphatase Rho-interacting protein isoform X3, encoding MAAKENPCRKFQANIFNKSKCQNCFKPRESHLLNDEDLNQAKPIYGGWLLLAPEGTDFDNPVHRSRKWQRRFFILYEHGLLRYALDEMPTTLPQGTINMNQCTDVVDGENRTGQKFSLCILTPEKEHFIRAENKEIISGWSEMLVVYPRTNKQNQKKKRKVEPPTPQEPGPAKMAVTSSSIPGAEKIPTTKSTLWQEELRSKDHLDGNVVLGSAPGSLPGQGPPVCSLKDSVLDSKEEEAAMNGDRNDCGRKTRVESGYFSLEKTKQEVKAEEHQMPNLPSPPSPCAPNHRYGHPKSQHPSDSFPSSGTWPAGRMVHSFSLNSLDVRGLRPSKHKDPALRNGAKTEERRNGPFAFRVSRKYSTLADVPKAIRISNRDAFQVERKRLERSSRARSPGREEVARLFGNERRRSQVIEKFEALDIENPEHMETNASSSLSSETRQGRSEKRVFPRKRDLLAETSSATIADVSSSTMSPHRRAKSLDRRSTESSMTPDLLNFKKGWLTKQDEDGQWKKHWFVLTDQSLRYYRDSVAEEAADLDGEIDLSTCFDVTEYSVQRNYGFQIHTKEGKFILSAMTSGIRRNWIQTIMKHVRPTVAPDVTSSLPEEKSKNGASFETCPKPSEKQETEPSEIDPEYKRSRARERRREGRSKTFDWAEFRPIQQVLAQERAHLTEALKDPSAAYPKEPGPSEADPGELEQERARRREERRRRFEHLDATDGGSLEDFSRMEVDRLSGLPATAEAKPQSVHVEIEQRWHQVETTPLREERQIPIAPLHLPQPEENGQLLPKQHLTVLLEKELEQSQKAASELLEQNRVLQDQLKVALGREQSAREGYVLQAEGASSSSSSSSSSSGAWERLHKVNKDLQGELEAQCQRQEVINQQIQSLKRSYGEAKDVIRHHEAEIQSLQARLSNAAADLSIKEQTLAKLKSDLKAEKKKTEEQVEEWQHSETTLNSQLKASEHKLKKAEALLLEKSQELRDLEMQQALQRDYQKEVQRLQDRIADLSLQLSAGEQSRMLMEKKLQKNYESLLESCEREKQLLIRSLKEAEDKASEYEDQLQNNEQEKEILLKEKLSAKFESSELVHQLEDQLEIKEASIRKLVEHIKSLEEERDQIKCRFQELMNQVAESDNEVAKLQAKLHLEESSYHTLERSHEVVSEQFHHLQQILKEKEEELRQVREAHLSFVEKEEQGASETLTSSGSSPEKNQDHPAKEEDLKTSTKGTSVATNATDIGKVEDPAQYSPKQRRLPDLGRMLVEDSQEGPSSSQRQISGPTVVSIEECSSPSKSVETGQKDSAKLDAEIPGAKRQRIRFSSIQCQKYIHPDGSEKLWASSTSSDTSQERSLSEESMTSEPAFCYPASGDSETYLSIIHSLETKLYITEEKLKDVTMKLESQQGQNQDALLALHHQWSSTEAQLREQLQDSLTQIRGLVSQVESEKEEKLKLNENRLYELGKLYEKTSRALTCLNQCREELKHLGTSGKEREREMFSDALFSVESTLMDAVQMLQKALPPAEHQPEEHLGVQTLQTEDICWDENEASPHGRQQLGFSAEEHLKLLSRKVAFEACLINQIAESLTDASSKISVTLGEIHATLETVLLDPLNISHTAVALADVLSKKLLLEDEFWRQVEELRKHLRAREEGEEGKTETLGFPPYLTQSVTDSTLVKADLGFVAQKMRESFHQRLKAMEEDLHNAKTALQQHKCMLEEILKAYKSPEFDAIMHQISKALEIQEGVSETARPTWHVSLEDRILEAQSIQDLRGQALAAVQDDLAQQLKDKASVLKEIAAALLSVSPDNALEDCHKLLKISRSPPYEMCLGDLERYSSLLVQDAIIQAQVCYRAFRARLEYTKEAQLYKESLQNMDALCQERIRAVAVLREEYEMLLQKQQNEFAEMITMLKRENEDLRAKVEQLDSQRRLLEEEEHKQSQKIAELRSQYDEEMQKVVEQLHRTEDALQVERVEGGHQLEALVQDKQNLERYHLEQMQSLEEKFQVKMKEIQALHDEELEILQERYNRNLKGLEESLEKYQKEPPETTSGIIYGAGALGEEDLQDNGVQGSGNDPNALHGLRERIQELESQMNVMRDELESKQLEGSVPTLREKYQKDFENLKATCERGFAAMEETHQKKIEDLQRQHHRELEKLREEKDRLLAEETAATISAIEAMKNAHREELERELEKTHRSQISSINSDIEALQRQYLEELQSVQRELEVLSEQYSQKCLENAHLAQALEAERQALRQCQRENQELNAHNQELNNRLAAEITRIRTLVTGEGGMETAASPLTQGKDAYELEVLLRVKESEIQYLKQEISSLKDELQTALRDKKYASDKYKDIYTELSIVKAKADCDISRLKEQLKAATEALGEKSPESGTMSGYDIMKSKSNPDFLKKDRISIGRQLRNIRSKSLKEGLTVQERLKLFESKELKKD